From Pseudonocardia autotrophica, one genomic window encodes:
- a CDS encoding DUF4185 domain-containing protein, producing MAATTKIADLTGPGHTDRFGIGGTDLGIVTTAPDGRLVAVFGDTFDRAGVGGPGWRSPVVLFADPEGFRSGLRWTGSGGDAAEYACRLVSKPATNWFRLHRRVTTTLPADVITVGDTMYLHVMANKGLGNVLWSEIIASRDNGLTWERTGCDWPGGHCDGLFQQLTWEHGGDGYVYAYTTGFQRRDGLLLHRVPADRITERDAWESWGFAGERWDWGNPPTLTIPGSFGELNLRRVPGPDGREHLLLTYFDAGNYRIDAMLLDRPNADLHRAPRTTLLRGCGWGDEDHAHGRVAQLYGGYVVPGSTLDDLHLVVSQWNTTTNWPYRSMQFRTDATALLTP from the coding sequence ATGGCCGCCACCACCAAGATCGCCGACCTGACCGGGCCCGGGCACACCGACCGGTTCGGGATCGGCGGAACCGATCTCGGGATCGTCACGACCGCCCCGGACGGCCGGCTGGTCGCCGTGTTCGGCGACACCTTCGACCGGGCCGGCGTCGGCGGACCCGGCTGGCGCTCGCCGGTGGTGCTGTTCGCCGACCCGGAGGGCTTCCGGTCCGGGCTGCGCTGGACCGGCTCCGGTGGCGACGCGGCCGAGTACGCCTGCCGGCTCGTCAGCAAGCCGGCGACGAACTGGTTCCGGCTGCACCGGCGGGTCACCACGACGCTGCCCGCCGACGTCATCACCGTCGGCGACACGATGTACCTGCACGTGATGGCCAACAAAGGGCTCGGCAACGTGCTGTGGAGCGAGATCATCGCGTCCCGGGACAACGGGCTGACCTGGGAACGGACCGGCTGCGACTGGCCCGGCGGGCACTGCGACGGACTGTTCCAGCAGCTCACCTGGGAGCACGGCGGCGACGGCTACGTCTACGCCTACACCACCGGCTTCCAGCGCCGCGACGGACTGCTGCTGCACCGGGTGCCCGCCGACCGGATCACCGAGCGCGACGCCTGGGAATCCTGGGGATTCGCCGGGGAGCGCTGGGACTGGGGCAATCCGCCGACCCTGACGATCCCGGGCTCGTTCGGTGAGCTGAACCTGCGCCGGGTGCCCGGCCCGGACGGCCGGGAGCACCTGCTGCTCACCTACTTCGACGCGGGCAACTACCGGATCGACGCGATGCTGCTCGACCGGCCGAACGCCGACCTGCACCGGGCGCCCCGCACCACCCTGCTGCGCGGCTGCGGATGGGGCGACGAGGACCACGCCCACGGCCGGGTCGCCCAGCTCTACGGCGGCTACGTCGTCCCCGGATCCACGCTGGACGACCTGCACCTCGTGGTGAGCCAGTGGAACACCACCACGAACTGGCCGTACCGGTCGATGCAGTTCCGCACCGACGCCACCGCCCTGCTCACCCCCTGA
- a CDS encoding FAD-dependent oxidoreductase, with protein sequence MATTTPRIVIIGAGIVGCALSDELTARGHRDVTVLDKGPLFRTGGSTSHEPGLVFQVGPDRNLTRLAAATVAKYSALRAQGTPCLRRAGGIEVATTPERLTDLHRRHGWAAAAGVESRMLEPGECATLHPLLDKDRILGGLHVPGDGIAGAVDAAREQARAAIHRGAVFLQGRTVTAVEQRGGRVTGVRCGDELFEADVVFSCAGIWAPLIGRLAGVEVPLVPMVHQYARTNPLRALETIHALESASGRRDPVLPVLRHPDAALHVRPHGHRLGIGAHGHRAMPVAPHELDTPGPGAVLPAERRFTPDDFEPSWAAAAALLPVLGDAKVEDGANGILPATPDGLPLLGEHPDLAGFWTAEGVRLAHSAGIAEAVAEWLTTGRPMLGGEPLDLAHLHIDRFDPATLAPSVVRARTIRAFEQADDVRHPLDPPAVARPVRISPLYSRQVELRAVFTEAGAVERPMWFEANAWLPEVCELTPRRGWTARNWSPIAGAEALVTHRAAGLFDLSPLRRVEITGPAAAELLQRTVTGDVDGPVGQVLPTLLLDAAGGVLTDLTVTRLADRRFLAVVPDRRGVAALRRWGRPGATVTDITEATAAIGLWGPRVSTILDGLVPAEVAQLGRLRAAAFCLGGVPVTGLRISGIGAEGWELICTAADAERLWDVLYVAGAPYGLVAAGGHALEALRIEAGRRVAGIDLSAEHGPDAAGVGDAVVMDKGPFVGRAAVHASRSAGGPVQRLATLVLDDAGAVLHGGEPVHDLPEPRRYSRDPVLLDGAPDLARGPVIGRITVAATGYTTGTSLAHAWLPAERAEPGTRVSVELSGRRLTAEVSGRFR encoded by the coding sequence ATGGCGACCACCACCCCCCGCATCGTGATCATCGGAGCCGGCATCGTCGGCTGCGCACTCTCCGACGAGCTGACCGCCCGCGGTCACCGCGACGTGACGGTCCTGGACAAGGGCCCGCTGTTCCGTACCGGCGGCTCGACGTCGCACGAACCCGGGCTGGTGTTCCAGGTCGGGCCGGACCGGAACCTCACCCGGCTGGCGGCCGCGACCGTCGCCAAGTACTCCGCGCTGCGCGCGCAGGGGACACCGTGCCTGCGCCGGGCGGGCGGCATCGAGGTGGCGACCACTCCGGAGCGGCTCACCGACCTGCATCGCAGGCACGGCTGGGCGGCGGCCGCAGGCGTCGAGTCGCGGATGCTGGAGCCGGGGGAGTGCGCGACGCTGCATCCGTTGCTGGACAAGGACCGGATCCTCGGCGGGTTGCACGTCCCCGGCGACGGCATCGCCGGGGCGGTCGACGCGGCCCGCGAGCAGGCCCGCGCGGCGATCCACCGCGGAGCGGTCTTCCTGCAGGGCCGCACGGTGACGGCCGTCGAGCAGCGCGGCGGCCGGGTCACCGGTGTCCGGTGCGGCGACGAGCTGTTCGAGGCCGACGTGGTGTTCTCCTGCGCCGGGATCTGGGCGCCGCTGATCGGCAGGCTGGCCGGCGTGGAGGTCCCGCTGGTCCCGATGGTGCACCAGTACGCGCGGACGAACCCGCTGCGCGCGCTGGAGACGATCCACGCGCTGGAGTCGGCGTCCGGGCGACGTGATCCGGTGCTGCCGGTCCTGCGGCACCCCGACGCGGCCCTGCACGTCCGCCCGCACGGGCACCGGCTCGGGATCGGGGCACACGGCCATCGTGCGATGCCGGTGGCCCCGCACGAGCTGGACACCCCCGGACCCGGCGCGGTGCTGCCCGCGGAGCGCCGCTTCACCCCCGACGACTTCGAGCCGTCCTGGGCGGCGGCGGCCGCGCTGCTGCCGGTGCTCGGCGACGCCAAGGTCGAGGACGGCGCGAACGGGATCCTCCCGGCCACCCCGGACGGCCTGCCGCTGCTCGGCGAGCACCCGGACCTCGCGGGGTTCTGGACGGCCGAGGGGGTCCGGCTCGCGCACTCGGCCGGGATCGCCGAGGCGGTCGCGGAGTGGCTGACGACCGGACGCCCGATGCTCGGGGGCGAGCCGCTCGACCTCGCGCACCTGCACATCGACCGCTTCGATCCGGCCACCCTCGCGCCGTCGGTCGTGCGGGCCCGCACGATCCGGGCGTTCGAGCAGGCCGACGACGTCCGGCACCCGCTCGACCCACCCGCCGTGGCGCGGCCGGTGCGGATCTCTCCGCTGTACTCCCGGCAGGTCGAGCTGCGCGCGGTGTTCACCGAGGCCGGGGCGGTCGAGCGTCCGATGTGGTTCGAGGCGAACGCCTGGCTGCCCGAGGTCTGCGAGCTCACCCCGCGCCGGGGCTGGACCGCGCGCAACTGGTCGCCGATCGCCGGAGCCGAGGCGCTGGTGACCCACCGGGCCGCCGGGCTGTTCGACCTGTCGCCGCTGCGCCGGGTCGAGATCACCGGACCCGCAGCGGCAGAGCTGTTGCAGCGCACTGTCACCGGCGACGTCGACGGTCCGGTCGGGCAGGTACTGCCCACCCTGCTGCTCGACGCGGCCGGGGGAGTCCTCACCGACCTGACCGTGACCCGGCTGGCGGACCGGCGGTTCCTGGCGGTCGTCCCGGACCGGCGCGGGGTCGCCGCGCTGCGCCGCTGGGGGCGGCCCGGTGCCACGGTCACCGACATCACCGAGGCGACGGCCGCAATCGGGCTCTGGGGCCCCAGGGTGTCCACGATCCTCGACGGGCTGGTCCCCGCCGAGGTGGCGCAGCTCGGCCGGTTGCGGGCCGCCGCGTTCTGTCTCGGCGGCGTCCCGGTGACCGGTCTGCGGATCTCCGGGATCGGTGCGGAGGGCTGGGAGCTGATCTGCACCGCCGCCGACGCCGAGCGGCTCTGGGACGTCCTCTACGTTGCGGGCGCCCCGTACGGCCTGGTCGCGGCGGGCGGGCACGCCCTGGAGGCGCTGCGGATCGAGGCGGGCCGGCGGGTGGCCGGGATCGATCTGTCCGCCGAGCACGGGCCGGACGCCGCAGGCGTCGGTGACGCGGTCGTGATGGACAAGGGCCCGTTCGTCGGGCGGGCCGCGGTGCACGCGTCGCGGTCGGCCGGCGGTCCGGTGCAGCGGCTCGCGACACTCGTACTGGACGACGCCGGGGCCGTGCTGCACGGCGGGGAGCCGGTCCACGACCTGCCGGAGCCCCGCCGGTACTCGCGCGATCCGGTCCTGCTGGACGGAGCCCCCGACCTGGCTCGGGGGCCGGTGATCGGCCGGATCACCGTCGCCGCGACCGGCTACACCACGGGGACCTCACTGGCCCATGCGTGGCTGCCCGCCGAGCGGGCCGAGCCCGGTACCCGGGTGTCGGTGGAGCTGTCGGGTCGCAGGCTCACCGCGGAGGTGTCCGGCCGGTTCCGGTAG
- a CDS encoding amino acid kinase family protein, translated as MSSTYPKDVESALARQTLLDRDQVRPVDQQQPVIRMLPALRVVVLGGRSIIDRGRDVLLPLVEEIRAALDGDPLLICTGAGIRARHVLGVGLDLGLPTGALAELAGREAEQNGHLVAALLADRGVAYLGHDTVAHQLPVHLAASNAAVTNGYPPFGVHEFPARAGKIPPHRTDTGALLLADAWGAASLTYLRDADGVPAADTTATALLADPAGTAPIDREALETLQRAKHVRSLRVIDGTTPGALTKALTGEPVGAVVTA; from the coding sequence ATGAGCAGCACGTACCCGAAGGACGTCGAGTCCGCCCTGGCTCGTCAGACCCTGCTCGACCGTGATCAGGTCCGCCCGGTCGACCAGCAGCAGCCGGTGATCCGGATGCTGCCGGCGCTGCGGGTGGTCGTGCTCGGCGGGCGTTCGATCATCGACCGTGGCCGGGACGTGCTGTTGCCGCTGGTCGAGGAGATCCGCGCCGCGCTCGACGGCGACCCGCTGCTGATCTGCACCGGCGCCGGGATCCGGGCCCGGCACGTGCTCGGCGTCGGTCTGGACCTGGGGTTGCCGACCGGGGCGCTGGCCGAGCTCGCGGGGCGCGAGGCGGAGCAGAACGGGCACCTGGTCGCGGCGTTGCTGGCCGACCGGGGTGTGGCGTATCTGGGCCATGACACCGTCGCCCACCAGCTGCCGGTGCACCTGGCGGCGTCGAACGCCGCGGTGACCAACGGGTACCCGCCGTTCGGTGTACACGAGTTCCCGGCCCGCGCCGGGAAGATCCCGCCGCACCGCACCGACACCGGTGCGCTGCTGCTCGCCGACGCCTGGGGCGCGGCATCGCTGACCTACCTGCGCGACGCCGACGGCGTGCCCGCCGCCGACACCACCGCGACCGCGCTGCTGGCCGATCCGGCCGGTACCGCGCCGATCGACCGGGAGGCGCTGGAGACGCTGCAGCGGGCCAAGCACGTCCGGTCGCTGCGGGTGATCGACGGCACCACCCCCGGCGCGCTGACGAAGGCCCTGACCGGCGAGCCGGTGGGCGCCGTCGTCACCGCCTGA
- a CDS encoding TetR/AcrR family transcriptional regulator, translating into MSSRFPAQRRRQVLDAARALVAERGFEVTTVEAVAAATRTSKATLYRQWGDKASLVVEAVSAGSGIAIGRIDTGTLAGDLGAVADMLAERASVNVPIVLGIARAGQRDPALLAALSARLLPEIDALRAIVTRAVVRGELPAEPPAARYLQHMLTGALLAPSLLEGRAGAVDARHLHDYLAAVVLPALGSGQPGRYQAGPVAD; encoded by the coding sequence GTGAGCAGCCGGTTCCCCGCGCAGCGCCGCCGCCAGGTACTCGACGCGGCGCGTGCGCTGGTCGCCGAACGCGGCTTCGAGGTGACGACCGTCGAGGCGGTCGCGGCCGCCACCCGCACCAGCAAGGCGACGCTCTACCGGCAGTGGGGGGACAAGGCGTCGCTGGTGGTGGAGGCGGTGTCGGCCGGCAGCGGGATCGCGATCGGCCGGATCGACACCGGCACACTCGCCGGGGATCTCGGTGCGGTCGCGGACATGCTGGCCGAGCGGGCGTCGGTGAACGTGCCGATCGTGCTCGGCATCGCCCGGGCCGGCCAGCGCGATCCGGCGCTGCTGGCCGCGTTGTCCGCCCGGCTGCTGCCCGAGATCGACGCGTTGCGGGCGATCGTCACCCGGGCCGTCGTCCGGGGTGAACTGCCTGCGGAGCCGCCGGCCGCCCGCTACCTTCAGCACATGCTGACCGGTGCGCTGCTCGCGCCGTCGCTGCTGGAGGGCCGAGCCGGCGCCGTGGACGCGCGTCACCTGCACGACTATCTCGCCGCCGTCGTCCTCCCGGCGCTCGGATCCGGACAGCCGGGGCGGTATCAGGCGGGTCCGGTTGCCGACTAA
- a CDS encoding TetR/AcrR family transcriptional regulator, translated as MAEARRRRARGGAARTREVLLQAAAEVFAERGYDGASVDEIAGAAGVSVGSIYSRFGSKRNLFRQLMTQYMERDLIRVRDGFAAGPEGGLRALDDLVQETATSRRQTLLDAETWASAMRTPALRSLLAEHENGVQSAAAALVRRGRAETGHEFGVPDDELAVLLTSLFHGLCRQHRLDPGSVPPGLYTRTVTALSRGLAEQAAGADRPGH; from the coding sequence GTGGCGGAGGCACGGCGCAGGCGGGCGCGCGGGGGAGCGGCACGGACCAGGGAGGTCCTGCTGCAGGCGGCCGCCGAGGTGTTCGCCGAACGCGGGTACGACGGCGCCTCGGTCGACGAGATCGCCGGGGCTGCCGGGGTCTCCGTGGGCTCGATCTACAGCCGTTTCGGGAGCAAGCGGAACCTGTTCCGGCAGCTGATGACCCAGTACATGGAGCGTGACCTGATCCGGGTCCGGGACGGCTTCGCCGCCGGCCCGGAGGGTGGCCTGCGCGCATTGGACGACCTGGTGCAGGAGACGGCGACCTCGCGGCGGCAGACCCTGCTCGACGCCGAGACCTGGGCATCGGCGATGCGCACCCCCGCGCTGCGCTCGCTGCTGGCCGAGCACGAGAACGGGGTGCAGTCCGCCGCGGCGGCGCTGGTCCGGCGGGGCCGGGCGGAGACCGGCCACGAGTTCGGCGTCCCCGACGACGAGCTCGCCGTGCTGCTCACCTCGCTGTTCCACGGGCTGTGCCGGCAGCACCGGCTGGACCCGGGATCGGTCCCGCCGGGGCTCTACACCCGCACCGTGACGGCGCTGTCCCGCGGTCTCGCCGAGCAGGCCGCCGGAGCCGATCGACCCGGACACTGA
- a CDS encoding DUF4334 domain-containing protein, which yields MTTAEPVATLRHLEHGATIGEALAFFDGLPAVEVPELLGSWRGGEIPTGNPMDGLLERFGWHGKRFDSADEVHPLVMDRPGGGVFSLHPGLVPLPALLPALQRRPGLFRHAALGRVARAIAPALGTRAPKARLRRTEYRGVVSATMCYDDLPIHDVFRRVDADTVLGAMDLRGLPSPFIFFLRRE from the coding sequence ATGACGACGGCCGAGCCGGTCGCAACCCTCCGGCACCTGGAGCACGGCGCCACGATCGGCGAGGCGCTGGCGTTCTTCGACGGGCTGCCCGCGGTCGAGGTGCCCGAGCTGCTCGGCAGCTGGCGCGGCGGGGAGATCCCCACCGGCAACCCGATGGACGGCCTGCTGGAGCGCTTCGGCTGGCACGGCAAGCGGTTCGACTCCGCCGACGAGGTCCATCCGCTCGTCATGGACCGGCCCGGCGGCGGGGTGTTCAGCCTGCACCCGGGCCTGGTCCCGCTGCCGGCGCTGCTGCCCGCGCTGCAGCGCCGGCCCGGGCTGTTCCGGCACGCCGCCCTGGGCCGGGTGGCCCGGGCGATCGCCCCGGCGCTCGGCACCCGGGCGCCGAAGGCGCGCCTGCGGCGCACCGAGTACCGCGGCGTCGTCAGTGCCACCATGTGCTACGACGACCTGCCGATCCACGACGTCTTCCGCCGGGTGGACGCCGACACCGTGCTGGGTGCGATGGACCTGCGCGGCCTGCCGTCGCCGTTCATCTTCTTCCTGCGCCGCGAGTGA
- a CDS encoding MFS transporter — protein sequence MSETPATAATQRHRLPVRTLVAASIGNAVEWYDWTIYATFSIYFATQIFPPENAALALISTLATYALAFFFRPLGGMLLGRFADLHGRRTAMLVTILMMAGGSVVIGLLPTFAMVGWLAPVLLLLARIAQGMSLGGEVSNASAYLAEIAPAERRGRYSSFFYISTGTAVLIASLMGFVLAATLTEDQLASWGWRVPFLIGGLLGLIGMWMRRQMSETEQFEDNKEAAAKIRNPLLLTLREHPRAVAQLVGFTLLSTLCYYTFFSALTPFATTSRGADATEVFLALSIATTIFVLLQYPMGAASDRYGRRPQLLIWSASTAILVVPLSFLIGPGFWNMLVVFTVGLGLYTMMTSIAPAVMSELFPTSVRALGIGAWYNLTVAVFGGTAPLVVQSLQQAGLATLFFVYVAVGAAIAFGAILTLPETRGSVLR from the coding sequence ATGTCGGAGACACCCGCCACCGCAGCGACACAGCGTCACCGGCTTCCGGTCCGGACGCTCGTCGCGGCCTCGATCGGCAACGCGGTCGAGTGGTACGACTGGACGATCTACGCGACGTTCTCGATCTACTTCGCGACCCAGATCTTCCCGCCGGAGAACGCCGCCCTCGCGCTGATCTCCACCCTCGCGACCTACGCGCTCGCGTTCTTCTTCCGCCCGCTCGGCGGGATGCTGCTCGGCCGGTTCGCGGACCTGCACGGCAGGCGCACCGCGATGCTGGTGACGATCCTGATGATGGCCGGCGGATCGGTGGTGATCGGTCTGCTGCCGACCTTCGCGATGGTCGGCTGGCTGGCCCCGGTGCTGTTGCTGCTGGCCCGGATCGCGCAGGGCATGTCGCTCGGCGGTGAGGTGTCGAACGCCTCGGCGTACCTGGCCGAGATCGCCCCGGCGGAGCGCCGCGGCCGCTACTCGTCGTTCTTCTACATCTCGACCGGCACCGCAGTGCTGATCGCGTCACTGATGGGCTTCGTGCTCGCGGCGACGCTGACCGAGGACCAGCTCGCCTCGTGGGGCTGGCGGGTCCCGTTCCTGATCGGTGGGCTGCTCGGCCTGATCGGCATGTGGATGCGCAGGCAGATGTCGGAGACCGAGCAGTTCGAGGACAACAAGGAGGCCGCGGCCAAGATCCGGAACCCGCTGCTGCTGACGCTGCGTGAGCACCCGCGGGCGGTGGCGCAGCTCGTCGGCTTCACCCTGCTGTCCACGCTCTGCTACTACACCTTCTTCTCCGCGCTCACCCCGTTCGCGACGACCTCGCGCGGGGCGGACGCCACCGAGGTGTTCCTGGCGCTGTCGATCGCGACGACGATCTTCGTGCTGTTGCAGTACCCGATGGGCGCCGCCTCCGACCGGTACGGGCGCAGGCCGCAGCTGCTGATCTGGTCGGCGTCGACGGCGATCCTGGTCGTGCCGCTGTCGTTCCTGATCGGACCCGGCTTCTGGAACATGCTCGTCGTGTTCACCGTCGGCCTCGGCCTCTACACGATGATGACCTCGATCGCGCCCGCGGTGATGAGCGAGCTGTTCCCGACGTCGGTCCGGGCGCTGGGCATCGGGGCCTGGTACAACCTGACCGTCGCCGTCTTCGGCGGCACCGCCCCGCTGGTCGTGCAGTCGCTGCAGCAGGCCGGGCTGGCCACCCTGTTCTTCGTCTATGTCGCGGTCGGGGCGGCGATCGCCTTCGGCGCGATCCTGACCCTGCCCGAGACGCGGGGATCGGTGCTGCGCTGA
- a CDS encoding amino acid kinase family protein, whose translation MTHAATAADLESLLLTRSLDDPELAAATERIPDTPVLPDVSVVKVGGQSFVDRGRAAVFPLVEELLEARAAHRLLIGTGGGTRARHAYALAAELGLPTGVLSSVGNAVAGQNATMLGYLMAKHGVPVVSGGGFEALPLYLSESRAAIFAGMPPYAMWQPLPDEGVIPPYRTDAGCYLVAETYGCKNMIFVKDEDGLYTANPKTDPSATLIPQISAEELIERDLPDLIVERPVLDLLRRARHVRSIQIVNGLVPGNLTRALAGEHVGTIITAGGAR comes from the coding sequence ATGACGCACGCCGCGACCGCGGCCGATCTCGAATCGCTGCTGCTGACCCGGTCGCTGGACGACCCGGAGCTCGCGGCGGCCACCGAGCGGATTCCCGACACCCCTGTGCTGCCGGACGTGTCGGTGGTGAAGGTCGGCGGCCAGAGTTTCGTCGACCGTGGGCGGGCTGCGGTGTTCCCGCTGGTCGAGGAGCTGCTCGAGGCTCGGGCTGCGCACCGGCTGCTGATCGGCACCGGTGGTGGGACGCGGGCCCGGCACGCCTATGCGCTGGCCGCGGAGCTGGGCCTGCCGACCGGGGTACTCAGCTCGGTCGGTAATGCCGTCGCCGGGCAGAACGCCACGATGCTGGGCTACCTGATGGCCAAGCACGGTGTGCCGGTCGTCTCCGGTGGCGGGTTCGAGGCGTTGCCGCTGTATCTGTCGGAGTCGCGTGCGGCGATCTTCGCCGGGATGCCGCCGTACGCGATGTGGCAGCCGCTGCCCGACGAGGGCGTCATCCCGCCCTACCGCACCGACGCGGGCTGCTATCTGGTCGCCGAGACCTACGGCTGCAAGAACATGATCTTCGTCAAGGACGAGGACGGCCTGTACACGGCGAACCCGAAGACCGACCCGTCGGCGACCCTGATCCCGCAGATCAGCGCCGAGGAGCTGATCGAGCGGGACCTGCCGGACCTGATCGTGGAACGGCCGGTGCTGGACCTGCTGCGCCGGGCCCGGCACGTCCGGTCGATCCAGATCGTCAACGGGCTGGTGCCCGGCAACCTGACCCGGGCCCTGGCCGGCGAGCACGTCGGCACGATCATCACCGCCGGAGGTGCGCGATGA
- a CDS encoding cytochrome P450, with protein MITAPQLPFDRPNILEIAPLYAVLRRQAPVVPVRTPVGDPAWLVTRYAEARELFGDSRLGRSHPEPENAAMITEAAILNGPSGSYETEQEEHARLRALLVPAFSAKRMRLLGDHVGELVDGCLDDLVAARDADGVADLHAHLSFPLPVLVICELLGVPYSDREYFSGLSERVAAIRSGGDAATAMAEFRAYTGRLAATKRAQPGEDVMTDLVRAQEADPSFGEEELTRIAAGLLFAGHETTVGRIDLGVLLLLTDPARRDAFVADVEGRLHGTVEEVLRLSAPGGLGLLRYAHDDIEIGGVTIRRGDAVMISTDSANRDTDAFDAPEEFDPTRRPNPHVSFGYGGYFCIGASLARTELSTVFARLFTRLPGLRLAVSPDELDVRSDQITGGVRALPVTW; from the coding sequence ATGATCACCGCACCGCAGCTGCCCTTCGACCGCCCGAACATCCTCGAGATCGCGCCGCTCTACGCGGTGCTCCGCAGGCAGGCGCCGGTGGTGCCGGTGCGTACCCCGGTCGGTGATCCGGCCTGGCTGGTGACCCGGTACGCGGAGGCCCGTGAGCTGTTCGGCGACTCCCGGCTCGGTCGCTCGCACCCGGAACCGGAGAACGCGGCGATGATCACCGAGGCGGCCATCCTGAACGGGCCGAGCGGCAGCTACGAGACCGAGCAGGAGGAGCACGCCCGGCTGCGCGCGCTGCTGGTGCCGGCGTTCTCCGCGAAGCGGATGCGGCTGCTCGGCGACCACGTCGGCGAGCTGGTCGACGGCTGCCTGGACGACCTGGTCGCGGCGCGCGACGCCGACGGCGTCGCCGACCTGCACGCGCACCTGTCGTTCCCGCTGCCGGTGCTGGTGATCTGTGAGCTGCTGGGGGTGCCCTACTCCGATCGCGAGTACTTCAGCGGGCTGTCGGAGCGGGTGGCCGCGATCCGCTCCGGCGGGGACGCGGCGACCGCGATGGCCGAGTTCCGCGCCTACACCGGCCGGCTCGCCGCCACCAAGCGGGCACAGCCCGGTGAGGACGTGATGACCGACCTGGTCCGGGCGCAGGAGGCGGACCCGTCGTTCGGGGAGGAGGAGCTGACCCGGATCGCCGCCGGCCTGCTCTTCGCCGGGCACGAGACCACGGTCGGCCGGATCGATCTCGGCGTGTTGCTGCTGCTGACCGATCCGGCGCGGCGGGACGCCTTCGTCGCCGACGTCGAGGGCAGGCTGCACGGCACCGTCGAGGAGGTGCTGCGGCTGTCCGCGCCGGGCGGGCTGGGCCTGCTGCGCTACGCGCACGACGACATCGAGATCGGCGGGGTGACGATCCGGCGCGGTGACGCGGTGATGATCTCCACCGACTCGGCGAACCGGGACACCGACGCCTTCGACGCCCCCGAGGAGTTCGACCCGACCCGCCGGCCGAACCCGCACGTCTCGTTCGGCTACGGCGGATACTTCTGCATCGGTGCGAGCCTGGCCCGCACCGAGCTGTCGACGGTGTTCGCCCGGCTGTTCACCCGGCTGCCCGGCCTGCGCCTTGCGGTCTCACCGGACGAGCTCGACGTCCGGTCCGACCAGATCACCGGGGGTGTGCGGGCGCTGCCGGTCACCTGGTGA
- a CDS encoding alpha/beta fold hydrolase — MPLSDAIDDFHLAYDRHGVPGNPPVLLLHGWPGDRTDMTAVAERLTDDHDVVVPDLRGFGASDKHDRDPVEQYGAAAQARSVVGLLTELGLTGVVIGGYDVGSRVAQQVARERPDLVRALVVTPPAPGVGRRILDEAPLREFWYQSFHQLELARELVDGEIGATRSYLRHFWSHWSGPDFTPDDDRLDHLTAAYSPPGAFVASIGWYRAGGGAVARSLAETAPEPADRISVPTTFLWPEHDPLFPREWSDRVGEFFTDVRVTEVDDAGHFVPVEAPQVFSAAVAAAAR, encoded by the coding sequence ATGCCGCTGTCCGACGCGATCGACGACTTCCACCTGGCCTACGACCGGCACGGCGTGCCGGGCAATCCACCCGTCCTGCTGCTGCACGGCTGGCCGGGCGACCGGACCGACATGACCGCCGTCGCCGAACGGCTCACCGATGATCACGACGTCGTCGTCCCGGACCTGCGCGGTTTCGGTGCGTCGGACAAGCACGACCGGGACCCGGTCGAGCAGTACGGAGCCGCCGCGCAGGCCCGCAGCGTCGTCGGGCTGCTGACCGAGCTCGGCCTGACCGGCGTCGTGATCGGCGGGTACGACGTCGGGAGCCGGGTCGCCCAGCAGGTCGCGCGGGAACGCCCGGACCTGGTGCGGGCACTCGTCGTCACCCCTCCGGCGCCCGGCGTCGGACGGCGGATCCTGGACGAGGCGCCGTTGCGCGAGTTCTGGTACCAGTCCTTCCACCAGCTCGAACTCGCCCGCGAGCTGGTCGACGGCGAGATCGGCGCCACCCGCTCCTACCTGCGGCACTTCTGGTCGCACTGGTCCGGTCCGGACTTCACGCCGGACGACGACCGGCTCGATCACCTGACCGCCGCCTACTCGCCGCCCGGGGCCTTCGTCGCCTCGATCGGCTGGTACCGCGCCGGTGGCGGCGCGGTCGCCCGCTCGCTCGCCGAGACCGCGCCGGAGCCCGCCGACCGGATCAGCGTGCCCACCACGTTCCTGTGGCCCGAGCACGATCCGCTGTTCCCGCGGGAGTGGTCGGACCGGGTGGGCGAGTTCTTCACCGACGTGCGGGTGACCGAGGTCGACGACGCCGGGCACTTCGTGCCGGTGGAGGCGCCGCAGGTGTTCTCCGCCGCGGTCGCCGCGGCCGCCCGCTGA